A window of Nicotiana tabacum cultivar K326 chromosome 24, ASM71507v2, whole genome shotgun sequence contains these coding sequences:
- the LOC142178251 gene encoding uncharacterized protein LOC142178251, giving the protein MKLNPEKYAFGVASGKFLGFLVSNRGIKVNPAQIKALKKYLIYSQEKKGYKDWQFEWTEECRQALKDLKAYITNPPLLSKPRDGESLFVYLAVAEVAVNAVLVREDKELSDKLAKWAIELSEYDIIYQPRTVIKSQVLADFVADFNIKIIPKVEKELQFFTGANPGTWTLFTGGSSNVKGVGLGIGLIPPSGESIRQAIKYYPITNNEAEYEAVIAGLELARELSIEQIMIKSDSQLVVSQMQGTYTAREARMQQYLEKA; this is encoded by the exons ATGAAACTGAACCCAGAAAAGTACGCTTTTGGCGTAGCTTCAGGTAAGTTTCTAGGCTTTCTCGTATCTAATAGAGGAATTAAAGTAAATCCTGCACAGATTAAAGCATTGAAGAAATACCTGATATACTCACAAGAAAAAAAGGGGTACAAAGATTGGCAG TTTGAATGGACTGAGGAATGCCGACAAGCCCTCAAAGATTTGAAGGCATACATAACAAATCCTCCCCTATTGTCTAAACCAAGGGATGGAGAAAGTCTATTTGTATATCTTGCAGTTGCAGAAGTAGCTGTAAATGCAGTTTTAGTAAGGGAGGACAAAG aaTTGTCAGACAAACTAGCCAAGTGGGcaatagaactaagtgaatatgacattATTTATCAACCTAGAACAGTAATAAAGTCTCAAGTTTTAGCAGATTTCGTCGCAGATTTTAATATAAAGATAATTCCTAAAGTAGAAAAGGAATTACAATTTTTTACTGGAGCTAATCCAGGTACGTGGACTTTATTTACTGGTGGCTCTTCAAATGTCAAAGGAGTCGGTTTAGGTATTGGCTTAATCCCACCCTCAGGTGAAAGTATAAGACAAGCAATTAAATATTACCCtattactaacaatgaagcagagtatgaagctgtaattgcaggtttggaaCTAGCACGAGAACTCTCCATTGAGCAAATCATGATTAAAAGTGACTCTCAACTGGTAGTCAGTCAGATGCAGGGGACTTACACTGCTAGAGAGGCACGAATGCAACAATACTTAGAAAAGGCATGA
- the LOC107788621 gene encoding protein trichome birefringence-like 34 — MASAEKVVHKSWIVQYNLHSILGILLLVFLFVSFYLIGDSNNAGNILENNPTRKNSSPEPKCNLFSGSWVFDNVSYPLYKEQQCSFMTDDFACHKFGRKDSKFQHWRWQPYDCDLPRFNAKALLEKLKGKRVLFVGDSLNKNQWVSMVCLIESSGIPSLKSPIWKGNLITFEVKEYNATIDFYWSPLLVESNCDDPVKHRVRDRIIRIEAIEKHARHWIDADILIFDSFTWWLESQMTLLWGSFESSDAIYKKVGMKLRRYEMALRTWSDWLEFQIDRKRTRLFFMSLSPPHRNATDWGMGNDQNCYNETEPISRKQYWGSENDVKMMEIAEKAVNGLQKRGVDIQYLNITQLSDYRKDAHPSIYKRNWVALTKEQLLNPRSYADCVHWCLPGVPDVWNQILYANIVDSTKEKNRDFSV, encoded by the exons ATGGCAAGTGCAGAAAAAGTAGTACATAAATCATGGATTGTCCAATATAATCTGCATTCTATTTTAGGAATCCTCCTCTTGGTCTTTCTTTTTGTGTCTTTTTATCTTATAGGGGATAGTAATAATGCTGGTAACATTCTAGAGAATAACCCTACAAGAAAAAACTCATCTCCAGAACCAAAATGCAATTTATTTTCTGGAAGTTGGGTTTTTGATAATGTCTCGTATCCTCTATACAAAGAACAACAATGTTCTTTTATGACTGATGATTTTGCTTGTCATAAGTTTGGAAGAAAAGACTCAAAATTTCAACATTGGAGATGGCAACCTTATGATTGTGATCTTCCAAG GTTTAATGCCAAAGCATTGTTGGAGAAGCTAAAAGGGAAGAGGGTGTTATTTGTTGGGGATTCATTGAATAAGAACCAATGGGTTTCTATGGTATGCTTAATTGAATCCTCAGGAATTCCATCTCTTAAATCACCTATTTGGAAAGGCAACTTGATCACCTTTGAGGTCAAG GAATACAATGCAACAATTGATTTCTACTGGTCGCCATTGCTAGTGGAATCAAATTGCGATGATCCAGTGAAGCACCGTGTAAGGGACAGAATTATCAGAATTGAGGCAATTGAAAAGCATGCTAGGCATTGGATTGATGCTGATATTCTCATCTTTGATTCCTTCACCTGGTGGCTAGAATCCCAAATGACACTCCT GTGGGGATCTTTTGAAAGCTCTGATGCAATCTACAAGAAGGTTGGAATGAAGCTGCGCCGCTACGAGATGGCCTTAAGAACATGGTCAGATTGGTTGGAGTTTCAAATTGACAGAAAAAGGACAAGATTGTTTTTCATGAGCCTCTCTCCTCCTCACAGAAA TGCTACAGATTGGGGCATGGGAAATGATCAAAATTGCTATAATGAAACAGAACCAATATCAAGAAAACAGTATTGGGGAAGTGAAAATGATGTAAAGATGATGGAAATAGCAGAGAAAGCTGTAAATGGGCTGCAGAAAAGGGGTGTAGATATACAATATCTTAACATAACACAGCTATCAGATTATAGAAAAGATGCACATCCATCAATTTACAAGAGGAATTGGGTTGCTCTAACAAAAGAACAATTGTTAAATCCAAGGAGTTATGCAGATTGTGTACATTGGTGTCTTCCTGGTGTGCCTGATGTTTGGAATCAGATTCTTTACGCCAATATCGTGGACTCCACAAAAGAAAAGAATAGAGATTTTTCTGTGTGA